A single region of the Planktothrix serta PCC 8927 genome encodes:
- a CDS encoding HNH endonuclease gives MRKRAGYLCEYCHSPEKISTSRFTIDHIQPRSLGGSDNSDNLALACSRCNQRRYNFIVGRDVETSAILPLFNPRQQQWSDHFIWNAEGTEIVGTTPIGRATCERLDLNDERYRGERSIQEARTLWVQAGWHPPSEDPRQLE, from the coding sequence GTGCGGAAACGCGCAGGCTACCTATGCGAATATTGCCACTCTCCTGAGAAAATTAGCACCTCTCGTTTCACCATCGATCACATCCAACCGCGCTCTCTAGGTGGCTCTGACAATTCTGATAACCTGGCTTTAGCTTGTAGCCGATGTAACCAGCGTCGTTATAACTTCATTGTGGGTCGGGATGTGGAAACCTCAGCAATTCTGCCTTTGTTTAATCCCCGTCAACAGCAGTGGTCTGACCACTTTATCTGGAATGCAGAGGGTACGGAGATTGTCGGCACAACTCCTATCGGTCGAGCCACTTGTGAGCGTCTTGACCTCAACGACGAACGCTATAGAGGAGAACGTTCTATTCAAGAAGCCCGGACGCTATGGGTTCAGGCTGGCTGGCATCCTCCCTCAG